Below is a window of Flavobacterium sp. CFS9 DNA.
GTTTTGAGACAGGAAAAGCATGAGGTATTTTCTTTTAATAGCGCGGGAAAAGCTTTGAAAGTCATTGAAAACACTCCTTTCGACTTTATTATAACAGACATACAAATGCCGGAAATGGATGGTTTTATGTTCCTGGAAAAACTAAAAAACAGCGGTTACTCCACTTTTAAAAACCAGCCTGTAATTGCCCTAACCGGAAGAACGGATCTGGATGCTGCTATTTATACCAAGGCAGGTTTTACCACAGTAATTCAAAAACCCTACTCCCCAAAAGTACTGTTGGAGACGATTCATCTCATTTTAGAAAACGACACATTGCCCAATATTGATATTAACAAAGATGAAGAAACTATAAATTCAACATTGTATTCTCTGGATACCCTGAAAGAATTTCTAGGCAACGACAATAACGAACTAAAGGAAATTTTGAAATCGTTTATCGAAAACAGTTCTGAGAATCTGAACTCTTTAGAAAATGCCTTTAAGGCAAAAAACACGGCCGAAATTAACTCCATTGCACATCGAATGGCTCCTATGTTTAAACAGATTCAGACACAGGAAATTAGTGAAATTTTAAAAATTTTAGAAAGTACAAATCTTGATATTTCTGAAGTAGACAGCATCCTGAATACTTTAAAATCTAAAACTAATGTCCTTTTTGACGCCTTACAACAAGAAATAGCTTAATCTATATTGTAATGCTTTAATTTATTGTAAAGCGTTTTTCTGGTAATTTTAAGCAGTTTGGCTGCCTCCGATTTGTTGTTCTGCGCTCTGGACAACGCCTGAATAATGGCTTCTCTTTCATTTTCAGATAACGAAAAATTATCGTTGGAACCTGTCGGTTTTTGTATCTGAAAAAACTCTGCCGGCAAAACGTCACTTTCTATAAACTCACCTTTGGACAGCAATGTCGAACGTTTGACACAATTTTGCAGTTCACGTAAATTTCCCGGCCAGTTATAATTTTGAAAAATCGAAACCACTTCCGGCGAAAATCCAATGACTTCCTTGTTCAGCTGTTGATTTGCTTTTTCGAGGAAATAATCTGCAAAAACCATCAAATCTTCCTCCCGCTCTTTCAAAGAAGGCGACAGTATGGAAAACTCGTTGATTCTATGGTATAAATCTTCTCTAAAATCACCGTTTTTTACTGCCTCACGCAAATCTTCATTCGTAGCCGTAATAATGCGTATATCGACGTTTATTTCTTTATTACTTCCAACAGGTTTAATTTTTCGTTCCTGAAGAGCTCTTAAAAGTTGGATTTGATTCTCATAAGAAAGATTCCCAATTTCGTCCAGAAAAAGAGTTCCGCCATTGGCCGCTTCAAAATAACCCATTTTGTCGCTAATCGCACCGGTGAAAGATCCTTTTAAATGTCCGAAGAATTCACTTGCTGCCAATTCTTTTGGAATAGCTCCGCAATCGACCGCAATAAAATTGTTGTTTTTCCTTAAACTTTGCTGATGGATACTTTTGGCAATAATTTCTTTTCCGGTTCCACTCTCTCCAATAATCAAAACCGACATATCTGTCGGGCTTACCAATTGAATATGATCCAAAAGTTTTTTAGACGCTATAGAAATTCCTTTTACAAATTCGTTGTCGGCAGTAGTTTGTTTTTTTGTGGTTTTCTTCTCCTTCACCACTACTTCTTCCGTCTCCTCTTCTGAAGCTTTTAAAGCATTTGTGATGACCAGTAAAACTTCATCCGGATTGAAGGGTTTTGAAATGTAATCGGCGGCGCCATTTTTGATGGCTTTAACTGCAGTATTAACATCAGAGTAGCCCGTCATCAAAATTACCGGAACCTGGGGGTGTGCCGTTTTAATTTCAGCCATAAGTCCGATACCATCAGAATCAGGCAAACGGAGATCTGTTAAAATCAAATCGAAAGATTCTTTTTTGATTGCGACTCTGGCTTCAGCAGCAGAGAAAGCAATAGTTACTTCGTATGTTTTTTTGATTAGAAATTTCTCTAATAATTTGCAAAACGAAATATCATCTTCTATCAGTAATATCTTTGGCATTTGTTTCTGAGGACTTTTTTGCTAAAATAATACTAATAAAATTGTCTTTTCACAAAATTATGTAAAAAAAAGAGATTGCTTATCGCAATCTCTTTTTCACCAAAAACATAAATCTAAAATTCACCTAATTATATCTTCAACCAGTTGCCATTGACATCTGAAAAAACAGTAGCCTTTTGGTCCCCAACTGATATCTCAAGTTTGTAATCCTTTTTTTCGTTTACCCATGCTTTAACAAGTTTAGCCCCCGGATAAGCGGTTTGCAGTGCCGTTTTTACAGCAGCTGGTACAGCATCTGCAGTAACTTCTGTATATTCTGTTTGAATTGAAACAGTTATATTCTCCATTTTAGGGGCTGTCATTTTATAAGCATAAATAGACATGCTCCCTAAAACTATTGCTGCTAAGATTAACTTTTTCATATTATTCTTTTTTAATATTTCGGAGCAATGACTCCTTTGTCATCTGTGAAAACAAAATGTTTGTCATTATCTTTCCCCGAATTAAGTTCTAATTTGTATTGCTTTTTCGGGTTTACATAAGCCTTTACAAGCTTTGAACCCGGGAAAGATTTTTCTAAAGTCGCTTTAACTTCAGCGGGAAGCGCTTCTGGTTTTATTTCCTTAAAATTGTCCTGAAATTTAATAACATTCAAAACTGATTTTCTTAATGTAGTCGCTTCTGCATTTGTTAATAAACCTCCTAAAATGATTACAGCTGATAAAATTAATTTTTTCATAAGTACTTGCTTTTTTTAATTACTATTAGCTGATAAAATTAGGAATTTATTTTTTAAGAATATTTCCGGAAGCATCTGTAAACACAGTGTATTTTTTATCTCCGCTGGA
It encodes the following:
- a CDS encoding sigma-54-dependent transcriptional regulator, coding for MPKILLIEDDISFCKLLEKFLIKKTYEVTIAFSAAEARVAIKKESFDLILTDLRLPDSDGIGLMAEIKTAHPQVPVILMTGYSDVNTAVKAIKNGAADYISKPFNPDEVLLVITNALKASEEETEEVVVKEKKTTKKQTTADNEFVKGISIASKKLLDHIQLVSPTDMSVLIIGESGTGKEIIAKSIHQQSLRKNNNFIAVDCGAIPKELAASEFFGHLKGSFTGAISDKMGYFEAANGGTLFLDEIGNLSYENQIQLLRALQERKIKPVGSNKEINVDIRIITATNEDLREAVKNGDFREDLYHRINEFSILSPSLKEREEDLMVFADYFLEKANQQLNKEVIGFSPEVVSIFQNYNWPGNLRELQNCVKRSTLLSKGEFIESDVLPAEFFQIQKPTGSNDNFSLSENEREAIIQALSRAQNNKSEAAKLLKITRKTLYNKLKHYNID